GTTCGCCGCCCACGGCGCGCGCATTGCCATTATCGACATCGACGCGGAAGCCGCCAAGGCCGCCGCCGCGGCGTTGGGCCCCGAACATATGGGGGTCGGCTGCGACGTCGCCGACAAGGCCTCCTGCCAGGCGGCGGCGGATGACGTTCTCCAGGCGTTCGGCCATCTCGACATCCTCATCAACAATGCCGGCGTAACCCAGCCGGTGAAGACGCTGGATATCGACGAGGCGAGCTGGGACCGCATCCAGGACATCAACTGCAAGGGCGTCCTTTTCCTGAGCCAGGTGTTCATCCCGCACATGCAGGCGCGCAAGTCCGGCTCCATCGCCTGCATGTCGTCGGTGTCCGCGCAGCGCGGCGGCGGCATCTTCGGGGGGCCGCATTATTCCTCCGCCAAGGCCGGCGTGCTCGGCCTCGCCAAGGCCATGGCCCGCGAGTTCGGTGTCGACGGCATTCGCGTAAATTGCGTCACCCCCGGCCTGATCCAGACCGACATCACCGGCGGCAAGCTCACCGACGAGATGCGCAAGGACATTCTCAAGGGCATCCCACTCAACCGCCTGGGCGATGCGAGCGATGTGGCCGGCATCTACCTGTTCCTCGCCAGCGACCTGTCCGCCTACGTCACCGGCGCGGTGATCGACGTCAATGGCGGCATGCTGATCCACTGATCCCGGTCCGCCATGGTGCGCGGGGCCTGCCGGCGCAGGGGGGCCGGCCCCCGCCTGCGCACAGGCTCCGCCACAGGAAGAGTGACATGACCACTTCATCCTCCAACGTCTCGCTGGAACGGCGCGCCTGGAACATCCGGCGCCATGCCATCCGCATGGGCGAGGTGCAGGGCCAGGGCTATATCGCCCAGGCTCTCGACATCGCCGATGTGCTGGCCACCGCCTATTTCCATGCCATGCGCTATGAGCCCCAGAACCCCGAATGGGAAGGGCGCGACCGCTTTCTGCTGTCGAACGGCCACTACGCCATCGCGCTCTACGCGGCCCTGATCGAGGCCGGCATCGTCCCCGAGGACGAATTGGAGACCTACGGCTTCGACGACAGCCGCCTGCCCATGTCGGGCATGGCCAGCTATACGCCGGGCATGGAAATGTCGGGCGGGTCGCTCGGCCTCGGCCTGTCCATTGCGGTGGGCAAGTGCCTTGGCCTCAAGCGCAAGGGCTCGGACAGCCGCGTCTATACCCTGTTTTCCGACGGCGAGCTGGACGAGGGGTCGGTGTGGGAGGCAATCATGTCCGCCGCCCATTACAAACTCGACAATCTCATCGCCATTGTCGACGTGAACAACCAGCAGGCGGACGGCCCTTCCACGTCCATGCTCGGCTTCGAGCCCCTGCCGGAGAAGCTTGAGGCTTTCGGCTGGTTCGTCCAGCGGGTGGACGGCAACGATCTTAACGCCGTGCGCGCCGCCTTCGACGCCGCCAAGACCGCCACTGGCGGCCGACCCAGCATGATCATCGCCGACACGCTGATGGGCAAGGGCATCCCCTTCCTGGAGGCGCGCGAGAAGAACCACTTCATCCGTGTGGATGCCCATGAGTGGCAGCTGGCCCTGGCCGCCCTCGACGAGAGGAAGCCCGCATGAAACCCGCCGCCGCTCCCGTCGCCGAGGCTTTGCCCAAGAAGCGCCTGACCACCTCCGCCATGATCGCGTCCATCGCGGGCGAGGGGCAGCGAACCAGGCCCGCTCCGTTCGGCCATGCGCTGGTCCATTGCGCGAAGGCCGATCCCTCCATCGTCGGCATGACCGCCGACCTTGGAAAATACACCGACCTGCACATCTTCCAGCAGGCCTTTCCCGATCGCTACTACCAGATGGGCATGGCCGAGCAGCTTCTGTTCGGCGCTGCGTCCGGCCTCGCCGCTGAGGGCTTCACCCCCTTTGCCACCACATATGCGGTGTTCGCCTCCCGCCGGGCCTATGACTTCATCCACCAGACGATCGCGGAAGAAGACCGCAATGTGAAGATCGTCTGCGCCCTGCCCGGCCTCACCTCCGGCTACGGCCCCTCCCACCAGGCCGCGGAAGACCTGGCGCTCATGCGCGCCATGCCGAACATGACGGTGATCGATCCGTGCGACGCGCACGAGATCGAGCAGGCGGTGCCCGCCATCGTCGCCCACAAGGGTCCAGTCTATATGCGCCTGCTGCGCGGCCAGGTGCCGCTCGTGCTGGACGAATACGGCTACAGCTTCGAGCTGGGCAAGGCGAAGATGCTGCGCGACGGCTACGAGGTGCTCGTCATCTCGTCCGGCATCATGACCATGCGGGCGCTGGAAGCCGCCAAGGCGCTCGCGACGGATCGCGTCGACGTGGGCGTCCTGCACGTCCCCACCATCAAGCCGCTGGATGCCGCCACGATCCTAGACGCCTGCGCCAAGCCCGGCCGCCTCGTGGTCGTGGTCGAGAACCACACTGTCATCGGCGGCCTGGGCGAGGCGGTGGCGGGGCTGCTCATGCGCGAGGGGGTGCATCCGGCCTTCCGGATGATCGGCCTGCCCGATGAATTCCTCGCCGCCGGCGCGCTGCCCACTTTGCACGATCGCTACGGCATCTCCACCGACGCGCTCTGCGCCAAGGTGAAGGCCTGGCTGAAATAGCAACACCGGCCACAGCCTCCGGAAAGAGAGGCCGGCCAACCGGGGAGGACGACATGAAGAAGATCGGCTTTGTGGGCCTCGGCTCCATGGGCCTGCCAATGGCGCGCAACCTGGCCCGCGCCGGCTTCGCCGTCACCGGCTTCGACCTGCGCGCCGAAGCCGGGGCGCAGCTGGCGGCCGCCGGGGGGACGGCGGCCCCCAGCCTCACCGACGCCTTCGCAGGCCAGGATGCCGTCGTCCTGATGGTGGTGAATGCCACCCAGGCCGAGGACATCCTGTTCGGCGCGGGCGCCTTGGCGCACCTGGCTCCGGGCGGCGTGGTGATCCTGATGGCCACCTGCCCGCCGGCCGCAGTCGCGGCGCTGGCGAGCCGGGTGGAAGGGGAGGGTCGCCACGTCGTGGATGCCCCCGTCTCAGGTGGGGTCGTCGGGGCGGAGGCCGGCAGCCTCACGATCATGGTGGCGGCCCAGGCCGGCCTGTTCGCGCAGGTGCAACCGGTGCTGGATGCCATGGGCTCCAAGGTGGTGCGTCTCGGCGACAGGCCCGGCCAGGGCGCGACCGCCAAGGCGGTGAACCAGCTTCTGTGCGGCGTGCATCTGGCCGCCGCGGCCGAGGCGCTCTCGCTGGCCGAAACGCTCGGCCTCGACATGGACGCCATGCTGGACATCGTCTCCGGCTCCGCCGCCTCCAGCTGGATGCTCAGGGACCGTGGCCCCCGCATGCTGGAGCGCAACCCCCGCGTGACAAGCGCAGTGGACATCTTCGTGAAGGACCTCGGCATCGTCCTTGAGGCCGGCACGGGCGCCAGGACCGCGCTGCCGCTGGCCGCCATCGCTCACCAGCATTTCCTCTCCGTCTCCGGCCGCGGCCGGGGGGCGGAGGATGACAGCCAGGTGATCGCCGCCTACCGCGCCCTCCAGGGTCGGGCCTGACCTCACTCCAACAATCAACCCGCTCCAAAGCGGCATACTAGGGAGAAGACACCATGAAACCGTCCGGAACCGGGCTCACCCGCCGTCATATGCTGGCCGCCGGCGCCGCGCTGCCCCTGTTCGGCATCCTCACCCGTCGGGGCGATGCCGCCGAATTCACCTACAAATACGCCACCGGGCAGGATCCCACGCACCCGGTGAACAAGCGCGCCCAGGAAGCACTGGACCGCATCCGCGAGGCGACCTCCGGCCGCGTCGAGTTCAAGCTGTTCCCTGCCAACCAGCTGGGGTCTGACACCGACCTCCTCGCCCAGGTGCGCAATGGCGGCGTGGAGTTCTTCAACCTCTCCACCTCGATCCTCGCAACGCTGGTTCCCGTCTCGGGCATCGTGAATACCGGCTTCGCCTTCCCCGACTACGCCACGGTATGGAAGGCGGTGGACGGCGATCTCGGCAAGTATATCCGCGCCCAGATCGAAAAAGTGGGCCTCGTGGCCCCCGCAAAATTCTGGGACAATGGCTTCCGTCAGATCACCTCCTCCACCCGCGAGATCCGCACGCCGCAGGACCTGAACGGCTTCAAGATCCGCGTCCCGCCCGCGCCGATGCTGACCTCGGTATTCAAGTCACTGAATGCGGGCGCCACTCCCATCAACTTCAACGAGCTGTATTCGGCGCTCCAGACCAAGGTGGTGGAAGGCCAGGAAAACCCGCTCGCCATCATCGCCTCCACCCGCCTCTACGAAGTGCAGAAGTCCTGCTCCATGACCGGCCACGTGTGGGATGGCTACGTCATCCTCGGCAACCGCCGCGCCTGGAGTGCCCTGCCGGAGGAGGTGCGCGCCATTGTCTCGCGCGAGCTGGACAAGTCTGCGGTGGACCAGCGCGCCGACGTGGCCGCGCTCAACCAGAGCCTGCGCGCCGATCTCACCGCCAAGGGCATCACCTTCATCGATGTTGACCGCGAGCTGTTCCGCAAGGCCCTGGCCGCCACGCCCTTCTACGGCGACTGGAAGGCCAAATATGGCAACGAGGCGTGGGGCCTGCTCGAAGGCGCCGCCGGCAAGCTCGGAGGGTGAGCATGTCCCAGCACGTCCCCCATTCCATGCCGCCGCCGGCCCACGCGCTGGACGAAAGCCATGCCCTGCATGAGGCCTATGCAGAAGGGGAGGCGCCGGTCGCGGCGCTTCCCGACACATCGTGGCGCCGGGGCCTGTTCGTCGTCGAAACCGGCATCTGCCGGCTGGTGGAATATCTGGCCGCCGCCTTGGTCCTGGCGGAAATCACCGTCCTGTTCGTCGGGGTTGTGAAGCGCTATGCGCTGCACAGCCCAATCGTGTGGTCGGACGAGCTTGCATCCCTGCTCTTCATCTGGCTCGCCATGTTCGGCGCCGTCCTGGCGGTGCAGCGGGACAGCCACATGCGCATGACGGCGCTGGTCAGCATGGCCTCGCCTCGCGTGAAGGCCGTGCTGGAGACAATGGCATTGGCCGCGCCCCTCGTCTTCCTCATGGCGGTCCTGCATCCCGCCATCGAGTATGCCGAAGACGAAATGTTCGTCACCATGCCGGCCCTCGACGTGCCCAACACCTGGAAGGCGGCCGCGCTGCCCGTGGGCATCGCGCTGATGGCGGTGGTGTGTCTGCTCAAGCTGCTGCGCGCCGCCAATCCGAAGCAGATGGCGGTGGTGTGCCTTTGCCTCGTGGCGGCGGTAGGGTTTGGCTTTGCAGCCTCGCCCTGGCTGAAGATGCTCGGCAATTACAATCTCCTGATCTTCCTGGTGGGGCTGGTGGCGGCCCTGGTGTTTGCCGGCGTGCCCATCGCTTTTTCCTTCGGCCTTGCCACGGCGGGCTATCTGACCTTCACCACCACGACGCCGCTGGCGGTGGTGGTGGGGCGGATGGACGAGGGGATGAGCCATCTGATCCTGCTCTCGGTGCCGCTGTTCGTGTTCCTGGGCCTGCTCATCGAGCTGACGGGCATGGCGCGCGCGCTGGTGGGCTTCCTGGCGAGCCTGCTGGGCCATGTGCGCGGCGGCCTGTCCTACGTGCTGATCGGAGCCATGTATCTCGTCTCCGGCATCTCCGGCTCGAAGGCGGCGGACATGGCGGCGGTGACCCCGGTTCTGTTCCCGGAAATGGTCAAGCGCGGAGCCAAGAAGGGCGACCTCGTGGCCCTGCTGGCCGCCACCGGAGCCCAGACAGAGACCATCCCGCCGTCCCTCGTCCTGCTCACCATCGGCTCGGTCACCGGCGTATCCATCGCGGCCCTGTTCACCGGCGGCCTGCTGCCGGCCCTGGTGCTGGGCCTCGCGCTGTGCCTGCTGGTGCGCTACCGCTACCGCAATGACGACCTCTCGAACGTCAAGCGCGTCTCGGCGCGGGAGATCGGCTGGTCCGCCATCATCGCCCTGCCGGCCATCGCCCTGCCCTTCGTCATCCGCGGGGCGGTGATGGAAGGCATCGCCACGGCGACCGAAGTCTCCACCATCGGCATCATCTATTCCGTGGTGGTCGGCCTTCTGGTCTACCGGCAGTTCGACTGGAGCCGCATCGTGCCGATGATGGTCAGCACGGCAGCGCTCTCCGGCGCGATCCTGCTCATCATCGGCGCGGCGACGGGCATGGCCTGGGCACTGACCCAGTCCGGCTTCTCGCAGAGCCTGGCCCATGTGATGTCCGGCCTGCCAGGCGGCGCGGCGACCTTCATGGTGGTCTCCATCCTCGCCTTCATCATCCTGGGCTCGGTGCTGGAGGGAATCCCGTCCATCGTGCTGTTCGGACCGCTGCTGTTCCCGATCGCGCGGCAGATGGGCATTCATGAGGTGCACTATGCCATGGTGGTGATCCTGGCCATGGGCATCGGCCTGTTCGCCCCGCCCTTCGGCGTCGGCTATTATTGCGCGACCGCCATTGGCGGGGTGAATCCGGACGAGGGTATGAAGCCCATCGTCGGCTACATGCTGGTGCTCCTGGTGGCGCTGGCTGTGGTGGCGGCGGTGCCGTGGATCTCCATCGGCTTCCTGCCGGTGCCTTGACCGGCGTCGGGCGCTCCGAAGACCCTCACGGCTCCCAAACCCAAAGGCCCGCTGGTTCACCCGGCGGGCCTTTCCTTTGCCCCACGGGACCTTCTGCCAAGCAAAAGGCCGGCCGGGGCATGCCGGGCCGGCCTTCGACGCATGGGAGGGGACGCGGACGTTCAGTCCGGCGAGACCACGTTGGAGGGGCGGCCGGCGACGAAGTTCTCGATATTGTCGATGAGCTGGTCCGCCAGTGCCTGCTGCGCCTCCAGCGAGGCCCAGGCCACGTGCGGGGTGCAGATGACATTGCGCCGCCTCGCGAGGCGCATGAAGGCGCTGTCGGGGGCAGGCGGCTCCGGCAAGGTGACGTCGAGCCCGGCGGCACGCACCAGGCCCTCGTCGAGCGCGATCTCCAGGTCCTCTTCCACGATGAGCCCGCCACGCGCCGTGTTGATGAGGATCGGCCGGTTCTTCATGCGCCGGAAGGCGGACAGGTCGAACATGCCGCGCGTCTCCTCGGTGAGCGGGCAATGCAAGGTGATGGCGTGAGCGGTCTCGACGAGTTCGTCCAGGCTCACCACGCCCGCCGTCCCCGGCTTGGCCATGGGATCGTAGAACACCACCTCCATGCCGAAGGCCCGCGCGATGCCCGCCACCTGGGAGCCAAGCACGCCGGCGCCGACAATGCCGAGGCGGCGCCCGGCGAGGTCGACGATGGGATTGGTGAAGAAGCAGAATTGCTGCGCCGCCTGCCAAGCGCCTTCCAGCACCTCCTGCCGGTAGGGAACGATGGAGCGGGCGAGGGCCAGCAGCAGGGCGAAGGTGTGCTCGGGAACGGTGGCCTTGGCATAGCCGCGAATGTTCACCGTCGGGATGCCGCGCGCGGCGGCCGCCGCCTTGTCCACGCAATCTGTGCCGGTGGCCGCAATCGCGATCAGCGCGAGGTCGGGCAGTTGCGCCAGCGTGGGCGCGCGCAGGTCCACCTTGTTGTTGATGATGATGGTGGCATCCTGTGCCCGCGCCACCACCTCGTCGGCGCTGGTGCGCGCATATTCCACCCAGTCATGAGGAAAGGAGGGACGGCGGACTTGCACCTCGGGCGCGATGGTGTCGCGATCGAGGACGACGATCTTGTGCATGGATCTCAATCTTTCCGAGTCTCGGCTTTTTCCGAATCCCAATCTTTGCAGGTCGCGCGCCGACCTCAGAGCCGCGCGCGCGCTGCATCCGCGACCGCCTCTGCGGTGATGCCGAAATGCCGGTACAGCGCATCCGCGGGACCTGAGGCCCCAAACCCGGTCATACCGACAAAGCCTCCCTCCTCGCCGATCCAGCGCTCCCAGCCGAACTTCACCGCCGCCTCCACCGCCACCCGCACCGTGCCCGCCCCCAGCACGGCCCGGCGATAGGCCTCGTCCTGCGCCTCGAACAGGTCCCAGCAGGGCATGGAGACGACAGCGGTGGGAATGCCCTGCGCCTGGAGCATCGCCCGGGCATCGACAGCGATCTGCACCTCCGAGCCGGTGGCGAGGAGGGTCACGCGCCGCGCCCCGCCTTCCGCCTCCTGGAGCAGATAGGCGCCCCGCGCCGAGCGGTTGAGCGGCGCGCCGTCCCGGCGCAGCGCCGGCAGCGATTGGCGCGCGAAGATGAGTGCCACCGGCCCCGTGCGATGCTCCAGCGCGATTTCCCACGCCTCCGCCGCCTCGACGGCGTCGCACGGGCGCAGCACCCTCATATTGGGCATGGCGCGCAGAGAGGCGAGGATCTCCACTGGCTGGTGGGTGGGTCCATTCTTCCCGATGCCGATGGAATCGTGACTGAATACGAATTTCACCGGCAGCCCCATGAGCGCCGCCATGCGCAAGGCGGGCCGCTCATAGTCGGAGAAGGGCAGATAGGTGACGGCGAGCGGCACGACGCCACCATGGGCCGCCATGCCGTTGGCCAGCGCGCCCATGGCATGCTCGCGCACGCCGCAATGGATGTAGCGCCCGGTTCGCTCGTGCGCGGTGAAGGCGGAGAGCTGGCGCTTGTGGTTGGTGGGCGCCTCCAGGTCCGCGCAGGCGGTCATGATCTCGGGCAGCACCTCATAGAGGGCCGCCGCAATGTCACCGGAGGTGGCGATGGAGAAATCCGCCTTGCTCTCGGTTGCCACACCCGCCTTGTAGGCCTGGATCGTCTCCCGCGCTCCGGCAGCCAGGGTGCCGGCGACGGTGCGGCGGAACTCGTCCTGCACCGCATGACCCGCGCCAGCGAGCCGCTCGAGCCAGGCGGCCCGCGCGGCGGCGCCCGGCGCGCCGGTGGCCCGCCAGGCCGCGCCGATTTGCGCGGGAATGTCGAAGCTGCCGCCCGACCAGCCGAAGCGCTCGGCCATCGCCGCGCGGTCCTCCGGAAACAGCTTGCCGGAATGGCCGCCGCGCTGGCCTTGGAGGCGGGGAATGCCGCGCGCGATCACCGTCCGGCAGGCGATCATGGAAGGACGCGGATCGGCCTTTGCCGCGCAGATGGCGGCATCCACCGCCCCAGGATCGTGCCCGTCGATCTCAACCACATGCCAGCCCGCGACACGGAAGCGATCGGCGACGTTTTCCGAGATGGAGAGGGCCGTCGCGCCGTCATCTGTGATGGCGTTGTCGTCCCAGAAGAAGGTGAGCTTGCCGAGCCGCAGATGGCCGGCAAGCTGGATCACCTCCTGGCCCACGCCCTCCTGAAGGCAGCCATCCCCGACGAAAGCCCAGGTGCGATGGTCCACCAGATCATCCCCGAACCGCGCATTGAGATGCGCCTCGGCAATGGCCATGCCCAGTGCGTTGGCGATGCCTTGCCCCAGCGGACCGGTAGTGGTCTCGATGCCGGCGGCTGGCTCGTATTCTGGATGTCCGGCGCAAGGTGAGCCGAGTTCACGGAACCGCTTCAGCGCCTCGAGGGAGATATGGTGATAGCCGGTCAGGTGCAGGAGCGCATAGAGCAAGGTGGAGCCGTGCCCGTTGGACAGCACCACGCGGTCGCGGTCGGGCCAGGTGGGGTCGGCCGGATCGAACTTCAGGTGGCGGCTATAGAGCACGGTGGCGATCTCGGCCATGCCCAGCGGCACGCCCTGATGGCCCTCGCCCGCTGCCAGGATGGCGTCCACCGCCAGGAAGCGGATGGCAGAGGCCATGGCCTCCGGTGGCACCGCCCCCGTCATGGACGGGAGGCCGGTGGTCTCGATATCACCAGTCCTGGCAGAAACTTGGCCGCTCAACGTGCGTCTCCTCATCGCGCCTTCTTTTAGGGGGGCGATGATGCCGAAGCTGGCAGCGGGCCGGTAACGCGAAAAAAACACCGATCGATGAGTTGCACTCACCTAAAACCCCGCAAGCCACGGGGCCACGGCTCGGTCGGACCGCCCTATCCATCTGCATTGCTCACCGGTGGGGGACGCCGCCAGGGCCCGGCCCACACGCGGTGCCGGGCGTGCGCCAGCGCCGGTGGCGCGGTTGGGCTGTCCCGGTGTGGGTAGGCGATCTCCGGCGCCGAGCCAGAGGCCGACACATCCCAGATCCCCGAGATCGACAGGATCGACCTCGGGGATCTGGAACCCCG
This genomic interval from Aquabacter sp. L1I39 contains the following:
- a CDS encoding SDR family NAD(P)-dependent oxidoreductase, whose protein sequence is MLLQNKTAAISGAASARGIGLATAKLFAAHGARIAIIDIDAEAAKAAAAALGPEHMGVGCDVADKASCQAAADDVLQAFGHLDILINNAGVTQPVKTLDIDEASWDRIQDINCKGVLFLSQVFIPHMQARKSGSIACMSSVSAQRGGGIFGGPHYSSAKAGVLGLAKAMAREFGVDGIRVNCVTPGLIQTDITGGKLTDEMRKDILKGIPLNRLGDASDVAGIYLFLASDLSAYVTGAVIDVNGGMLIH
- a CDS encoding transketolase, with product MTTSSSNVSLERRAWNIRRHAIRMGEVQGQGYIAQALDIADVLATAYFHAMRYEPQNPEWEGRDRFLLSNGHYAIALYAALIEAGIVPEDELETYGFDDSRLPMSGMASYTPGMEMSGGSLGLGLSIAVGKCLGLKRKGSDSRVYTLFSDGELDEGSVWEAIMSAAHYKLDNLIAIVDVNNQQADGPSTSMLGFEPLPEKLEAFGWFVQRVDGNDLNAVRAAFDAAKTATGGRPSMIIADTLMGKGIPFLEAREKNHFIRVDAHEWQLALAALDERKPA
- a CDS encoding transketolase family protein, coding for MKPAAAPVAEALPKKRLTTSAMIASIAGEGQRTRPAPFGHALVHCAKADPSIVGMTADLGKYTDLHIFQQAFPDRYYQMGMAEQLLFGAASGLAAEGFTPFATTYAVFASRRAYDFIHQTIAEEDRNVKIVCALPGLTSGYGPSHQAAEDLALMRAMPNMTVIDPCDAHEIEQAVPAIVAHKGPVYMRLLRGQVPLVLDEYGYSFELGKAKMLRDGYEVLVISSGIMTMRALEAAKALATDRVDVGVLHVPTIKPLDAATILDACAKPGRLVVVVENHTVIGGLGEAVAGLLMREGVHPAFRMIGLPDEFLAAGALPTLHDRYGISTDALCAKVKAWLK
- a CDS encoding NAD(P)-dependent oxidoreductase, which produces MKKIGFVGLGSMGLPMARNLARAGFAVTGFDLRAEAGAQLAAAGGTAAPSLTDAFAGQDAVVLMVVNATQAEDILFGAGALAHLAPGGVVILMATCPPAAVAALASRVEGEGRHVVDAPVSGGVVGAEAGSLTIMVAAQAGLFAQVQPVLDAMGSKVVRLGDRPGQGATAKAVNQLLCGVHLAAAAEALSLAETLGLDMDAMLDIVSGSAASSWMLRDRGPRMLERNPRVTSAVDIFVKDLGIVLEAGTGARTALPLAAIAHQHFLSVSGRGRGAEDDSQVIAAYRALQGRA
- a CDS encoding TRAP transporter substrate-binding protein encodes the protein MKPSGTGLTRRHMLAAGAALPLFGILTRRGDAAEFTYKYATGQDPTHPVNKRAQEALDRIREATSGRVEFKLFPANQLGSDTDLLAQVRNGGVEFFNLSTSILATLVPVSGIVNTGFAFPDYATVWKAVDGDLGKYIRAQIEKVGLVAPAKFWDNGFRQITSSTREIRTPQDLNGFKIRVPPAPMLTSVFKSLNAGATPINFNELYSALQTKVVEGQENPLAIIASTRLYEVQKSCSMTGHVWDGYVILGNRRAWSALPEEVRAIVSRELDKSAVDQRADVAALNQSLRADLTAKGITFIDVDRELFRKALAATPFYGDWKAKYGNEAWGLLEGAAGKLGG
- a CDS encoding TRAP transporter large permease produces the protein MPPPAHALDESHALHEAYAEGEAPVAALPDTSWRRGLFVVETGICRLVEYLAAALVLAEITVLFVGVVKRYALHSPIVWSDELASLLFIWLAMFGAVLAVQRDSHMRMTALVSMASPRVKAVLETMALAAPLVFLMAVLHPAIEYAEDEMFVTMPALDVPNTWKAAALPVGIALMAVVCLLKLLRAANPKQMAVVCLCLVAAVGFGFAASPWLKMLGNYNLLIFLVGLVAALVFAGVPIAFSFGLATAGYLTFTTTTPLAVVVGRMDEGMSHLILLSVPLFVFLGLLIELTGMARALVGFLASLLGHVRGGLSYVLIGAMYLVSGISGSKAADMAAVTPVLFPEMVKRGAKKGDLVALLAATGAQTETIPPSLVLLTIGSVTGVSIAALFTGGLLPALVLGLALCLLVRYRYRNDDLSNVKRVSAREIGWSAIIALPAIALPFVIRGAVMEGIATATEVSTIGIIYSVVVGLLVYRQFDWSRIVPMMVSTAALSGAILLIIGAATGMAWALTQSGFSQSLAHVMSGLPGGAATFMVVSILAFIILGSVLEGIPSIVLFGPLLFPIARQMGIHEVHYAMVVILAMGIGLFAPPFGVGYYCATAIGGVNPDEGMKPIVGYMLVLLVALAVVAAVPWISIGFLPVP
- a CDS encoding D-2-hydroxyacid dehydrogenase, with translation MHKIVVLDRDTIAPEVQVRRPSFPHDWVEYARTSADEVVARAQDATIIINNKVDLRAPTLAQLPDLALIAIAATGTDCVDKAAAAARGIPTVNIRGYAKATVPEHTFALLLALARSIVPYRQEVLEGAWQAAQQFCFFTNPIVDLAGRRLGIVGAGVLGSQVAGIARAFGMEVVFYDPMAKPGTAGVVSLDELVETAHAITLHCPLTEETRGMFDLSAFRRMKNRPILINTARGGLIVEEDLEIALDEGLVRAAGLDVTLPEPPAPDSAFMRLARRRNVICTPHVAWASLEAQQALADQLIDNIENFVAGRPSNVVSPD
- the tkt gene encoding transketolase; this encodes MTGAVPPEAMASAIRFLAVDAILAAGEGHQGVPLGMAEIATVLYSRHLKFDPADPTWPDRDRVVLSNGHGSTLLYALLHLTGYHHISLEALKRFRELGSPCAGHPEYEPAAGIETTTGPLGQGIANALGMAIAEAHLNARFGDDLVDHRTWAFVGDGCLQEGVGQEVIQLAGHLRLGKLTFFWDDNAITDDGATALSISENVADRFRVAGWHVVEIDGHDPGAVDAAICAAKADPRPSMIACRTVIARGIPRLQGQRGGHSGKLFPEDRAAMAERFGWSGGSFDIPAQIGAAWRATGAPGAAARAAWLERLAGAGHAVQDEFRRTVAGTLAAGARETIQAYKAGVATESKADFSIATSGDIAAALYEVLPEIMTACADLEAPTNHKRQLSAFTAHERTGRYIHCGVREHAMGALANGMAAHGGVVPLAVTYLPFSDYERPALRMAALMGLPVKFVFSHDSIGIGKNGPTHQPVEILASLRAMPNMRVLRPCDAVEAAEAWEIALEHRTGPVALIFARQSLPALRRDGAPLNRSARGAYLLQEAEGGARRVTLLATGSEVQIAVDARAMLQAQGIPTAVVSMPCWDLFEAQDEAYRRAVLGAGTVRVAVEAAVKFGWERWIGEEGGFVGMTGFGASGPADALYRHFGITAEAVADAARARL